A portion of the Phaeodactylum tricornutum CCAP 1055/1 chromosome 7, whole genome shotgun sequence genome contains these proteins:
- a CDS encoding predicted protein, whose protein sequence is MNSYAVTAAFDAEEARRNARAASQVALRFQKEGFATTDQDPILKNLGISLPGHTTTDVTLASLAHSSTADSDFYRSDSPRKRKNISFPPTQTQFSNGTVNGNGQPAQTHDEDMGSLSLQLERSKQNLQCERRLHDETKSALTQAYFQNSKLQKQIECLLKDLESQRESSLHKTETLEEELERSHVRIQAAEEDAQLALDLAKSNSESREQLESWLQRALQEIEYLRESLTLPHDDRESPSPKHVRFANTPSIKLYSPSPDRPLATHHHDMVGKSARSVISAGRKVLRRSSLYQDTEDEIARKSMERRQQLRKKLLAPTSSDHTSKDAPPFSPPHSSTASTMAPVATTLANTTPFLVSAEDRLNEMARTATKIICSSGRRMSLNGRWWNTENKDSDLSSTVPDVPLDALTKHYCSAVE, encoded by the coding sequence atgAACTCTTACGCTGTAACGGCGGCATTCGACGCCGAAGAAGCCCGCCGGAACGCCCGAGCGGCTTCACAAGTCGCCTTGCGATTTCAAAAAGAAGGGTTCGCGACAACTGACCAGGAcccaattttgaaaaaccTGGGAATCTCACTTCCCGGGCACACCACAACAGATGTGACCTTAGCATCGCTTGCCCACAGTTCGACAGCGGACTCCGACTTTTACAGATCCGATAGTCcgcggaaacgaaagaatATATCGTTTCCACCAACGCAGACGCAATTCTCAAATGGTACTGTCAATGGAAATGGACAGCCTGCACAAACCCACGACGAAGATATGGGATCACTCAGCCTCCAGTTAGAAAGGTCCAAGCAGAATCTTCAATGCGAGCGAAGGTTGCACGATGAGACAAAATCAGCATTGACACAGGCCTACTTTCAGAATAGCAAACTCCAAAAACAAATTGAATGTTTATTaaaagatttggaaagcCAGCGCGAAAGTAGTCTTCACAAGACAGAAACCTTGGAAGAAGAGCTTGAAAGGAGTCATGTTCGTATACAAGcagccgaagaagacgcgCAACTTGCCCTTGATTTAGCTAAGAGCAATTCTGAAAGCCGGGAACAGCTAGAAAGCTGGCTTCAACGGGCGTTACAAGAGATCGAGTATCTGAGAGAAAGTTTAACATTACCGCATGATGACCGAGAGTCGCCTTCGCCAAAGCATGTAAGGTTTGCGAATACTCCTAGTATCAAGTTGTATTCACCGTCGCCAGACCGACCGTTAGCAACTCACCACCATGACATGGTGGGGAAATCAGCGCGTTCGGTAATATCGGCTGGTCGAAAAGTTCTGCGTCGGTCGTCGCTCTATCAAGATACCGAAGACGAAATCGCGAGGAAATCAATGGAACGAAGACAACAATTGAGGAAAAAACTCCTTGCACCAACATCTTCAGATCATACGTCAAAAGATGCACCCCCATTTTCGCCCCCTCATTCAAGCACTGCGTCAACAATGGCGCCAGTTGCAACTACCCTTGCCAATACAACTCCATTTCTTGTGTCTGCTGAGGATAGGCTGAACGAAATGGCCCGCACTGCTACGAAGATAATTTGTAGTAGTGGTCGGCGAATGTCCCTCAACGGGCGGTGGTGGAATACCGAGAACAAAGACTCTGATCTATCTTCAACTGTTCCTGATGTTCCTTTGGATGCTTTGACCAAACACTATTGTAGCGCCGTCGAG
- the ISIP2A gene encoding iron starvation induced protein (unknown protein; highly expressed under iron starvation; secretory pathway), with the protein MFSFKSFVFAALLSSCEASVRARKLSNELIAGFEPRTVVTDHNAIDLDQAKIEDLLATPSTDTFSSARDVYEQGSHSKSFAVLTLDPALTVAVPEGTVISGKNEDGSTVSGTALKSYSVGDTTIEIQYSTGNTQATYVDCQVGGNPDPNTSGCFAANGTVTISGSSGSLPYSYDPLVNNDNGRTIQGFSTAAETRFRPSGGGELFPDFQKFFDYYGTLTYADEWVQSAFARRSTSFSKGDADFSKYGDDGILQAVKKGTAYISIAMYVIRELEDALDDCDRGCDTADCNDDAVHALDEAVAFWTGSLEGKDGSGSGVLMYGLADTRCINFKTCGRNGDEASGKSKVNFEIFRHFDTMQRELTNKRCNSARATKEKIVPWMIVPLIQGVLRYAYIIENDGFTEKAEAEGATFAAAVLPYVASCNAEDAKTIYDNMRVGLGGGASYSTVFDAFVRQSSCMGISCSDIGGYWNEAQGAYEEGAGPCGGSGSGDDGANVGLAVGLSIGGLLVLVLLGVVLRRRRSASGSTVEFKDTGSTPI; encoded by the exons ATGTTCAGCTTCAAATCCTTTGTTTTTGCCGCCCTTTTGTCCAGTTGCGAGGCCTCCGTTCGAGCACGTAAACTCTCCAATGAGTTGATTGCCGGTTTCGAGCCCCGGACAGTGGTCACCGATCAT AACGCAATCGATTTGGATCAGGCAAAGATTGAAGATCTTTTGGCAACTCCCTCCACAGATACTTTCTCATCGGCCAGAGATGTCTATGAGCAAGGATCTCATTCCAAGTCATTCGCTGTGTTGACTTTGGATCCTGCACTTACCGTCGCTGTTCCCGAAGGGACTGTAATCTCCGGAAAAAACGAAGACGGCTCGACTGTATCCGGAACCGCTCTCAAAAGCTACAGTGTTGGTGATACAACCATCGAGATTCAGTACAGTACCGGCAATACACAAGCTACCTACGTTGATTGTCAGGTGGGTGGTAATCCTGATCCCAATACGTCGGGATGTTTTGCTGCCAACGGCACTGTCACAATTAGTGGTAGCTCCGGATCGCTGCCTTATTCATACGATCCTCTGGTGAACAACGATAATGGGCGCACAATCCAAGGATTCTCTACAGCAGCTGAAACCCGCTTCCGCCCCAGCGGAGGCGGAGAGCTTTTCCCGGACTTTCAGAAATTTTTCGACTATTATGGTACTCTCACCTATGCAGACGAGTGGGTGCAGTCGGCCTTCGCCCGCCGGAGCACTTCGTTCTCCAAGGGAGACGCTGACTTTAGCAAGTATGGAGACGATGGCATCCTGC AGGCTGTGAAGAAAGGAACTGCATACATTAGCATTGCCATGTACGTCATTCGAGAGCTCGAGGACGCTCTCGATGATTGCGATCGAGGCTGTGACACGGCTGATtgcaacgacgacgccgtTCACGCGCTCGACGAAGCTGTGGCTTTCTGGACTGGATCTTTAGAGGGCAAGGACGGTTCCGGAAGTGGAGTGCTTATGTATGGTCTGGCGGACACACGCTGTATTAACTTTAAGACCTGTGGCCGTAACGGCGACGAGGCCAGCGGGAAATCCAAAGTAAACTTTGAGATTTTCCGCCACTTTGACACGATGCAAAGGGAACTCACCAACAAGCGATGCAATTCCGCGCGTGCcacgaaagagaaaattgTTCCCTGGATGATCGTTCCACTCATCCAGGGAGTACTTCGCTACGCGTACATTATTGAAAACGATGGTTTCACCGAAAAAGCCGAGGCGGAAGGTGCTACTttcgctgctgctgttcttcCCTATGTTGCGTCATGTAATGCTGAAGATGCCAAAACCATCTACGACAATATGCGCGTCGGCCTAGGGGGCGGTGCGAGCTATTCTACCGTTTTCGATGCTTTTGTCCGCCAGTCTAGTTGCATGGGCATTTCGTGTTCTGACATTGGAGGATACTGGAACGAGGCTCAGGGAGCTTATGAAGAGGGAGCTGGACCTTGTGGCGGATCCGGTTCCGGTGACGATGGAGCAAATGTCGGGCTTGCTGTTGGTCTCTCCATTGGGGGTTTGTTGGTTCTCGTGTTGCTAGGAGTTGTCctacgtcgtcgtcgcagtGCTTCTGGTAGTACTGTGGAATTTAAGGACACTGGCAGCACTCCTATCTAA
- a CDS encoding predicted protein: MAQIAVGIKAFFLVSLCSGAIASSKSRDLQEFIAIASYQPRTDVTNQKNIALDQYELSSFLGNPANDDLEAAKAIYERGAFVTPIARLTLTNESGLPAMITSDETLVTGKTANGTEVTGIAYESFNPGEMEISVQYASDAPDSCEVGGLLEPYMHGCFAADGELDIEGERVAYRYDPSTDNYNGRTLQQFSTGASFTFRNPNAGTEYFDEFEKFFDYYGKASYADILIQAAFNKTNTGFRNGNLDFSTYLDGDGQNAAIATATAYMILGMEIIGKLEHAVVQCDLPCETDDCKLDPVHSLDEAVAFWTGVLEDFDQGSGRSNLLYGLADETCRQFRTCGVTGDSTEGTSRVNIDLFQLFRTMQEQLLGNQCIEARASKDRMIPLMFLPLIQATLSNVFLAKSMSFDEVVDGEGAVLAAALLPRLASCNFEDAQRLYLQMRVGQHGVAGYSEVRQALERNYECLGVTCADVGGLYDRDRGEYEAEGAPCGGVAQGGGGTNPGLAVGLFLGGMVAVLLGFVLIRHRRRNKSLGAAEFAVEGGHVIA, translated from the exons ATGGCGCAAATTGCAGTCGGCATCAAAGCGTTTTTCTTGGTCTCTCTTTGCTCTGGAGCGATCgcatcttccaaaagccGAGACCTACAAGAATTTATTGCCATTGCATCTTACCAGCCAAGAACGGATGTCACGAACCAG AAAAACATAGCTTTGGATCAGTATGAATTATCGAGCTTTCTCGGAAACCCAGCGAACGATGATCTCGAGGCGGCCAAAGCAATTTACGAAAGAGGAGCGTTTGTTACTCCGATCGCGCGCCTTACTTTGACGAACGAAAGTGGTCTTCCCGCTATGATTACTTCAGATGAGACACTCGTAACAGGAAAGACTGCAAACGGGACAGAAGTAACTGGAATCGCGTACGAATCGTTCAATCCAGGAGAAATGGAGATTTCGGTCCAGTACGCTAGCGATGCGCCAGATAGCTGCGAAGTCGGTGGGCTCCTAGAACCATACATGCACGGATGCTTTGCAGCTGACGGTGAGCTGGACATAGAAGGAGAGCGTGTTGCTTACAGATACGACCCCTCGACCGATAATTACAACGGGAGGACTTTGCAACAATTCAGCACAGGTGCATCTTTTACATTCCGCAATCCTAATGCGGGTACCGAGTACTTTGATGAATTCGAAAAGTTCTTCGACTACTATGGGAAAGCCTCCTACGCCGATATTTTGATTCAAGCCGCTTTCAATAAGACAAATACCGGCTTTcgaaatggaaacttggATTTTTCGACTTATCTTGACGGTGACGGACAAAATG CGGCCATCGCCACGGCGACGGCTTACATGATTTTAGGAATGGAAATAATTGGCAAGTTGGAGCATGCTGTGGTGCAATGTGACCTTCCCTGTGAGACTGACGACTGCAAGCTTGACCCCGTGCATAGTCTCGACGAAGCCGTCGCATTTTGGACCGGAgtgttggaagactttgatcAGGGTTCGGGGCGCAGCAACCTGTTGTACGGATTGGCTGACGAAACCTGTCGCCAGTTTCGCACGTGTGGAGTGACCGGAGATTCCACGGAAGGCACGTCGCGCGTGAACATTGATCTGTTTCAGCTTTTCCGAACCATGCAGGAGCAGCTTCTCGGTAACCAGTGCATCGAAGCTCGGGCTAGCAAAGATCGCATGATTCCCCTGATGTTTCTCCCGTTGATCCAAGCAACTCTCAGCAACGTCTTCTTGGCCAAGAGCATGTCTTTTGACGAAGTCGTCGACGGCGAGGGTGCGGTACTAGCGGCGGCGTTGCTTCCACGCCTGGCCTCTTGCAATTTCGAGGACGCGCAGCGGTTGTATTTACAAATGCGAGTCGGTCAGCACGGAGTGGCAGGTTACTCGGAAGTTCGTCAGGCTTTGGAGCGCAACTACGAGTGTTTGGGAGTCACCTGCGCCGACGTTGGGGGTTTGTACGATCGAGACAGGGGCGAATATGAAGCCGAAGGGGCTCCTTGTGGCGGGGTCGCACAGGGAGGCGGCGGAACGAATCCGGGTCTAgccgttggcttgttcctTGGTGGAATGGTGGCCGTGCTGTTGGGCTTTGTGCTAatccgccaccgccgccgtaACAAGTCGCTAGGGGCCGCTGAGTTTGCAGTGGAGGGGGGTCACGTGATTGCGTAA